The Equus asinus isolate D_3611 breed Donkey chromosome 15, EquAss-T2T_v2, whole genome shotgun sequence genome includes a window with the following:
- the SLC4A11 gene encoding solute carrier family 4 member 11 isoform X4 gives MSQNGYLEDAGYLKCDTDDASETREESLGDEAFDTVNSSIVSGESIRFFVNVNLEVQPTQAAESESPGGCGLLHTSRKYLKLKNFEEEIRAHRDLDGFLARASIILNETATSLDDVLRAMLCRLAHDPHNTEPDCNLDLLMAMLFTDAGAPTEGKVHVLSDTIQGVTATVTGVQYQQSWLCIICTSKALLKRHVCISRLVRPQNWGENSCEVRFVILVLAPPKMKSTKTATEVGRTFATMFLDITFRQKLLKTRTEEEFKEALVHQRQLLTMVSQCPTASTRGYHVSSICTHRALQPPQHKDFLPVGKGIWEDIARRFPMYPLDFTDGIIGKNKAVGKYITTTLFLYFACLLPTIAFGSLNDENTNGAIDVQKTVAGQSIGGLLYALFSGQPLVVLLTTAPLALYIHVIRGICDDYDLDFNTFYAWTGLWNSFFLALYALFNLSLVMSLFKRSTEEIIALFISITFVLDAVKGMVKIFQKYYNGHNLGNYYADSPSLVSLLGVNTSLHTALNTSLLSSPPELTSVDTRATEHPSRETAVLSLLIMLGTLWLSYTLYQFKKSPYLHPCMREILSDCALPISVLTFSLICSYGFREIKMSKFRYNPSESLFEIAEMHSLSLRAIGSAMGLGFLLSMLFFIEQNLVAALANAPENRLVKGTAYHWDLLLVAIINTGLSLFGMPWIHAAYPHSPLHVRTLALVEERVENGHIYETIVNVKETRLTTLGASVLVGFSLLLLPFPLQWIPKPVLYGLFLYIALTSIDGNQLFERMALLLKDQTSYPPTHYIRRVPQRKIHYFTGLQVLQLLLLCAFGMSTLPYMKMIFPLIMIAMIPIRYNLLPRIIEAKYLDAMDAEH, from the exons ATGTCTCAGAATGGATACCTTGAGGATGCAG GCTACCTCAAGTGTGACACTGATGATGCCTCTGAAACCCGTGAGGAGAGCCTGGGGGACGAGGCCTTCGACACGGTCAACTCCTCCATCGTGTCTGGCGAGAGCATCCGTTTTTTTGTCAACGTCAACCTCGAGGTGCAGCCCACCCAGGCTG CCGAGAGTGAGTCACCTGGTGGCTGTGGACTTCTACACACCTCCCGCAAG TACCTGAAGTTAAAGAACTTTGAGGAAGAGATCCGCGCGCACCGGGACCTAGACGGCTTCCTGGCACGGGCCAGCATCATCCTGAACGAGACGGCCACCTCACTGGACGACGTGCTGCGGGCCATGCTGTGCCGTTTAGCCCATGACCCCCACAATACTGAGCCTGACTGCAACTTGGACCTGCTCATGGCCATGCTCTTCACTGATGCCGGGGCCCCCACGGAGGGGAAGG TCCATGTGCTGTCGGATACCATCCAAGGGGTCACTGCCACGGTCACAGGGGTGCAATACCAGCAGTCATGGCTCTGCATCAT CTGTACCTCCAAGGCCCTACTGAAGCGGCACGTGTGCATTAGCCGCCTGGTTCGCCCGCAGAACTGGGGGGAGAATTCCTGTGAGGTGCGGTTCGTCATCCTGGTGCTGGCCCCACCCAAGATG AAAAGCACCAAGACGGCGACAGAGGTGGGGCGCACGTTCGCCACCATGTTCTTGGACATCACCTTCCGCCAGAAGCTCCTGAAGACCCGCACGGAGGAAGAATTCAAGGAGGCCCTGGTACATCAGAGACAGCTGCTCACCATGGTGAGCCAGTGTCCTACTGCCAGCACGAGGGGTTACCACGTGAGCTCCATCTGCACCCACAGAGCCTTGCAG cccccacAGCACAAGGACTTTCTCCCTGTGGGGAAGGGCATCTGGGAGGACATAGCCCGCAGGTTCCCCATGTACCCCCTCGACTTCACTGATG GCATTATTGGGAAAAACAAGGCTGTGGGCAAATACATCACCACCACCCTGTTCCTCTACTTCGCCTGCCTTCTGCCTACGATCGCTTTTGGGTCCCTCAATGATGAGAACACAAACGGGGCCATTG ATGTGCAGAAGACGGTGGCCGGGCAGAGCATTGGAGGCCTCTTGTACGCGCTCTTCTCCGGGCAGCCGCTGGTAGTGCTGCTGACAACCGCGCCCCTGGCCCTCTACATCCACG TGATTCGTGGCATCTGTGACGACTACGATCTGGACTTCAACACCTTCTATGCGTGGACGGGCCTGTGGAACAGTTTCTTCCTTGCGCTTTATGCTCTCTTCAACCTTAGCCTGGTCATGAGTCTCTTCAAGAG GTCGACGGAGGAGATCATTGCCTTGTTCATTTCCATCACATTCGTGCTGGATGCTGTCAAGGGCATGGTCAAAA TCTTCCAGAAGTACTACAATGGCCACAACCTTGGGAACTACTACGCAGATAGCCCTTCCTTGGTGAGCCTGCTAGGTGTCAACACCAGCCTCCACACTGCCCTCAACACCAGCCTCCTGTCCAGCCCGCCAGAGCTGACCTCTGTGGACACCCGTGCTACCGAGCACCCAAGCCGGGAGACCGCCGTGCTCAGCCTCCTTATCATGCTGGGCACGCTCTGGCTGAGCTACACCCTCTACCAGTTCAAGAAGAG CCCCTACCTGCACCCCTGCATGCGTGAGATCCTGTCAGACTGTGCCCTGCCCATCTCAGTGCTCACCTTCTCCCTCATCTGCTCCTATGGCTTCCGAGAAATTAAGA TGAGCAAGTTCCGCTACAACCCCAGCGAGAGCCTGTTTGAGATAGCCGAGATGCACTCGCTGTCCCTCAGGGCCATCGGCAGCGCTATGGGCCTCGGCTTCCTGCTGTCCATGCTCTTCTTCATCGAGCAGAACCTAGTGGCTGCCTTGGCTAATGCACCAGAGAACAG GCTGGTGAAGGGCACTGCCTACCACTGGGACCTCCTGCTGGTCGCCATCATCAACACTGGGCTGTCTCTGTTTGGGATGCCCTGGATCCACGCTGCCTACCCCCACTCCCCGTTGCACGTGCGGACACTGGCTTTGGTGGAAGAGCGTGTGGAGAATGGGCACATTTATGAGAC GATTGTGAATGTGAAGGAGACACGGCTGACCACCCTCGGCGCCAGCGTCCTGGTGGGCTtctccctcctgctgctgcccttccCGCTGCAGTGGATCCCCAAGCCTGTGCTCTACGGGCTCTTCCTCTATATCGCGCTCACCTCCATTGACGGCAACCAGCTCTTCGAGCGCATGGCCCTGCTGCTCAAGGACCAG ACCTCGTACCCACCCACCCACTACATCCGGAGGGTGCCCCAGCGGAAGATCCACTACTTCACAGGCCTGCAGgtcctgcagctgctgctgctctgtgccTTTGGCATGAGCACCCTGCCCTACATGAAGATGATCTTTCCCCTCATCATGATTGCCATGATCCCCATCCG CTACAACCTGCTGCCCCGAATCATTGAAGCCAAATACTTGGATGCCATGGACGCGGAGCACTGA
- the SLC4A11 gene encoding solute carrier family 4 member 11 isoform X6, protein MSQNGYLEDAAESESPGGCGLLHTSRKYLKLKNFEEEIRAHRDLDGFLARASIILNETATSLDDVLRAMLCRLAHDPHNTEPDCNLDLLMAMLFTDAGAPTEGKVHVLSDTIQGVTATVTGVQYQQSWLCIICTSKALLKRHVCISRLVRPQNWGENSCEVRFVILVLAPPKMKSTKTATEVGRTFATMFLDITFRQKLLKTRTEEEFKEALVHQRQLLTMVSQCPTASTRGYHVSSICTHRALQPPQHKDFLPVGKGIWEDIARRFPMYPLDFTDGIIGKNKAVGKYITTTLFLYFACLLPTIAFGSLNDENTNGAIDVQKTVAGQSIGGLLYALFSGQPLVVLLTTAPLALYIHVIRGICDDYDLDFNTFYAWTGLWNSFFLALYALFNLSLVMSLFKRSTEEIIALFISITFVLDAVKGMVKIFQKYYNGHNLGNYYADSPSLVSLLGVNTSLHTALNTSLLSSPPELTSVDTRATEHPSRETAVLSLLIMLGTLWLSYTLYQFKKSPYLHPCMREILSDCALPISVLTFSLICSYGFREIKMSKFRYNPSESLFEIAEMHSLSLRAIGSAMGLGFLLSMLFFIEQNLVAALANAPENRLVKGTAYHWDLLLVAIINTGLSLFGMPWIHAAYPHSPLHVRTLALVEERVENGHIYETIVNVKETRLTTLGASVLVGFSLLLLPFPLQWIPKPVLYGLFLYIALTSIDGNQLFERMALLLKDQTSYPPTHYIRRVPQRKIHYFTGLQVLQLLLLCAFGMSTLPYMKMIFPLIMIAMIPIRYNLLPRIIEAKYLDAMDAEH, encoded by the exons ATGTCTCAGAATGGATACCTTGAGGATGCAG CCGAGAGTGAGTCACCTGGTGGCTGTGGACTTCTACACACCTCCCGCAAG TACCTGAAGTTAAAGAACTTTGAGGAAGAGATCCGCGCGCACCGGGACCTAGACGGCTTCCTGGCACGGGCCAGCATCATCCTGAACGAGACGGCCACCTCACTGGACGACGTGCTGCGGGCCATGCTGTGCCGTTTAGCCCATGACCCCCACAATACTGAGCCTGACTGCAACTTGGACCTGCTCATGGCCATGCTCTTCACTGATGCCGGGGCCCCCACGGAGGGGAAGG TCCATGTGCTGTCGGATACCATCCAAGGGGTCACTGCCACGGTCACAGGGGTGCAATACCAGCAGTCATGGCTCTGCATCAT CTGTACCTCCAAGGCCCTACTGAAGCGGCACGTGTGCATTAGCCGCCTGGTTCGCCCGCAGAACTGGGGGGAGAATTCCTGTGAGGTGCGGTTCGTCATCCTGGTGCTGGCCCCACCCAAGATG AAAAGCACCAAGACGGCGACAGAGGTGGGGCGCACGTTCGCCACCATGTTCTTGGACATCACCTTCCGCCAGAAGCTCCTGAAGACCCGCACGGAGGAAGAATTCAAGGAGGCCCTGGTACATCAGAGACAGCTGCTCACCATGGTGAGCCAGTGTCCTACTGCCAGCACGAGGGGTTACCACGTGAGCTCCATCTGCACCCACAGAGCCTTGCAG cccccacAGCACAAGGACTTTCTCCCTGTGGGGAAGGGCATCTGGGAGGACATAGCCCGCAGGTTCCCCATGTACCCCCTCGACTTCACTGATG GCATTATTGGGAAAAACAAGGCTGTGGGCAAATACATCACCACCACCCTGTTCCTCTACTTCGCCTGCCTTCTGCCTACGATCGCTTTTGGGTCCCTCAATGATGAGAACACAAACGGGGCCATTG ATGTGCAGAAGACGGTGGCCGGGCAGAGCATTGGAGGCCTCTTGTACGCGCTCTTCTCCGGGCAGCCGCTGGTAGTGCTGCTGACAACCGCGCCCCTGGCCCTCTACATCCACG TGATTCGTGGCATCTGTGACGACTACGATCTGGACTTCAACACCTTCTATGCGTGGACGGGCCTGTGGAACAGTTTCTTCCTTGCGCTTTATGCTCTCTTCAACCTTAGCCTGGTCATGAGTCTCTTCAAGAG GTCGACGGAGGAGATCATTGCCTTGTTCATTTCCATCACATTCGTGCTGGATGCTGTCAAGGGCATGGTCAAAA TCTTCCAGAAGTACTACAATGGCCACAACCTTGGGAACTACTACGCAGATAGCCCTTCCTTGGTGAGCCTGCTAGGTGTCAACACCAGCCTCCACACTGCCCTCAACACCAGCCTCCTGTCCAGCCCGCCAGAGCTGACCTCTGTGGACACCCGTGCTACCGAGCACCCAAGCCGGGAGACCGCCGTGCTCAGCCTCCTTATCATGCTGGGCACGCTCTGGCTGAGCTACACCCTCTACCAGTTCAAGAAGAG CCCCTACCTGCACCCCTGCATGCGTGAGATCCTGTCAGACTGTGCCCTGCCCATCTCAGTGCTCACCTTCTCCCTCATCTGCTCCTATGGCTTCCGAGAAATTAAGA TGAGCAAGTTCCGCTACAACCCCAGCGAGAGCCTGTTTGAGATAGCCGAGATGCACTCGCTGTCCCTCAGGGCCATCGGCAGCGCTATGGGCCTCGGCTTCCTGCTGTCCATGCTCTTCTTCATCGAGCAGAACCTAGTGGCTGCCTTGGCTAATGCACCAGAGAACAG GCTGGTGAAGGGCACTGCCTACCACTGGGACCTCCTGCTGGTCGCCATCATCAACACTGGGCTGTCTCTGTTTGGGATGCCCTGGATCCACGCTGCCTACCCCCACTCCCCGTTGCACGTGCGGACACTGGCTTTGGTGGAAGAGCGTGTGGAGAATGGGCACATTTATGAGAC GATTGTGAATGTGAAGGAGACACGGCTGACCACCCTCGGCGCCAGCGTCCTGGTGGGCTtctccctcctgctgctgcccttccCGCTGCAGTGGATCCCCAAGCCTGTGCTCTACGGGCTCTTCCTCTATATCGCGCTCACCTCCATTGACGGCAACCAGCTCTTCGAGCGCATGGCCCTGCTGCTCAAGGACCAG ACCTCGTACCCACCCACCCACTACATCCGGAGGGTGCCCCAGCGGAAGATCCACTACTTCACAGGCCTGCAGgtcctgcagctgctgctgctctgtgccTTTGGCATGAGCACCCTGCCCTACATGAAGATGATCTTTCCCCTCATCATGATTGCCATGATCCCCATCCG CTACAACCTGCTGCCCCGAATCATTGAAGCCAAATACTTGGATGCCATGGACGCGGAGCACTGA